The Thermoanaerobacterium thermosaccharolyticum DSM 571 region TAAAATCTTTAAGAATCTGATCTCTTTGGTCCTTGGTAAGATCATGGCCGAAAGTAACGTACTGCGTACCTGGACTTGTATCTGCAAATGCAACAGTAAAAATAGTTGCAAAAACTAGTAATATCGTTACTGTGATCTTAAGGTGATTCATAAATTTAAACATCGGCTAGCATCTCCTCCTAAATTTTATTTCCCTAAAATTATAATCATTTTATTTATTTTTTTCAAATGACAGATATATTAATTTATTGAATCTTTGTTATATCTTTATTTATAACATTCCATATATCAAAACCTTGAAGTTGACTTTCTGTAATTGTGCCGATCCTCCAGAAAGCCACACCTTTAAGTCTATACATTCTTGCAAGTTTTAGTTTCAAATCTATGCTGTCGCTGTTTTCAAACCATATTGTATGTTCTACACCATTTTTATTGTATATATAATTTGGCGACAAGCTACCTTCATCAAATCTGTAAGGTTGACCGCCAAGCTTATTTATTACCTCGTCTAATGTAAGCGATTGAGCTTCTGTATTACCAATCCAATCATACCCATAAAAATCAATTCCCAGCAAAGCTTTATCCGCCGGTATACCATTATTTAATGCATAATTTATTACTTCATCTACCCACCAATAAGGCGCAATAGGACCGGCGTCTGTTGATGAATTGCGGTAGTCATACGTCATAAGTATGACACTGTCAGATATGCTTCCAATAGCTTTAAAATCATATCCTTGATACCACGTTGTGTACGTCGTCATCGGAGGTACTGAGACCAATAATTTTAAATTATTTTTATCTGTCATTGCTTTCAATTCTTCTAAAAATAATGTAAAATTATCTCTATCAGAACCTTCTAATCCCTCAAAGTCTATATTTACCCCATCATAATTATAATTTAATGCAGTTTCGATAATGTTGTTTTCAAGATTGACACGCTTTGCATTATCACTTAATATAGAACTTACTATAGCTCTGTCACCCATTATCATAGCTGAAAGTTTTGTTCCGCTTTTATCAGCAATTTTTCTCACTTCTTCATACCCATCTGGCAATGATAGCTTTATACTCCCATCTTGATTTACATCAAACCAATATGTTGATGCTTCATTAAAATCATCGGCTCTCCTTTCAAATTGTGGATATGACCTAACCGCATAAAAGCCAACTATGTAGCACTTATATGGAGCTGTAGAAATATTTACAGTATAAGTACTTTCATCCCAATTGACATCCGCACCAAGTGCTTCGGATATAAACCTTAATGGTACCATTGTCCTTCCATTGACTATAAATGGTGCTTCATTAAGACTCTTTTTGATTCCATTTATGTATGCATTAGTATCACCTATAGTAAGCTTGACACTTTCCTTGCCTCTTGTACCTGTTACAATCTGTTTACTTACATCATAGTCAACTCTGGCACCAAGTTTTTCGAATATGTCCCTATATGGCACCATTGTACTGCCATTTTTAATAACAGCATTCTGTGTAAAGTTCATTTTTTGTCCATCGATATAAACTTTTATATTTGGCTGTGCATATATATTGGTTGATTTAAAGATTAGCAATGTTATACAAAGAAATGACAGTAGGACAAAATTTTTTAAGTATTTCACACTTACCTCTCCTTTAAAATTTTTAGATTGTAAATAATCGTACATTTTCTTCATCAATATTGTAAACCATAATTATATATCGTTTATAAATAATTTATTAAATTTAATATCTATACTATAGATGAAAAATTCACTTGTACAAATTACCATAATAAATTTGTATGCAAAAAACATTATAAAAAATAGAGACAAATGTTCACTTCTCATTATCAACCATAGAAGTGGAGCAAATGTCTAATAATAGAAGAATAACAGAAAATTCAACAATAATTCAGCACTTGCTGAAATTAAAATATTATTTTTCTTTCTTAATCCTTTTAAATAAATCATCTTCATTTAAGCGATATGATAATGTAAATAAGCTATCACTTAGCTGGACATTTTCAAGTATTACATCATCTGGTACTTTTAAATCAATAGGTGAAAAATTCCATATAGCTTTGATTCCGCATTTTGTCAGACGATCTGCTATAACCTGAGCATTGTCTCTTGGAATGCAAAGTATAGCTATAT contains the following coding sequences:
- a CDS encoding glycosyl hydrolase family 18 protein, with product MKYLKNFVLLSFLCITLLIFKSTNIYAQPNIKVYIDGQKMNFTQNAVIKNGSTMVPYRDIFEKLGARVDYDVSKQIVTGTRGKESVKLTIGDTNAYINGIKKSLNEAPFIVNGRTMVPLRFISEALGADVNWDESTYTVNISTAPYKCYIVGFYAVRSYPQFERRADDFNEASTYWFDVNQDGSIKLSLPDGYEEVRKIADKSGTKLSAMIMGDRAIVSSILSDNAKRVNLENNIIETALNYNYDGVNIDFEGLEGSDRDNFTLFLEELKAMTDKNNLKLLVSVPPMTTYTTWYQGYDFKAIGSISDSVILMTYDYRNSSTDAGPIAPYWWVDEVINYALNNGIPADKALLGIDFYGYDWIGNTEAQSLTLDEVINKLGGQPYRFDEGSLSPNYIYNKNGVEHTIWFENSDSIDLKLKLARMYRLKGVAFWRIGTITESQLQGFDIWNVINKDITKIQ